A window of Vigna unguiculata cultivar IT97K-499-35 chromosome 4, ASM411807v1, whole genome shotgun sequence contains these coding sequences:
- the LOC114180379 gene encoding stress-induced protein KIN2-like produces MDSQNASYNAGQAKGQAQEKASNMMDKASDAAHSAQDSMQEGGQQMKEKAQGAADGIKNALNSNN; encoded by the exons ATGGACTCCCAAAATGCAAGCTACAACGCTGGTCAAGCTAAGGGCCAAGCTCAG GAAAAGGCTAGCAACATGATGGACAAGGCTAGCGATGCTGCTCATTCTGCTCAAGATTCTATGCAAGAG GGTGGACAACAAATGAAGGAAAAGGCACAAGGAGCTGCTGATGGTATCAAGAATGCTTTGAAttcaaataactaa